A genomic stretch from Sphingobacterium sp. ML3W includes:
- a CDS encoding alpha-L-fucosidase codes for MQKLTTIISTALLATTATLTFGQAHNVSGGYQKPTDPLVIENLEQWQDMKFGLFMHWGTYSQWGIVESWSICPEDEGWTQRKPEHGKTYFEYLKNYENLQTTFNPTDFNPQKWADAAKAAGMKYVVFTTKHHDGFAMFDTKESDYKITSTKTPFSSNPKANVTKEIFNTFRNDGFKIGAYFSKPDWHSEYYWWPYFPPKDRNVNYDPKKYPERWQKFKDFTYNQINELTSEYGKVDILWLDGGQVRPLETVDKSVDWQQTIKVDQNIDMDRIGGMARKNQPGLIVVDRTVPGNWENYVTPEQAIPEHPLDIPWESCITMGDSFSYVPNDNYKPTKKIVETLVKIISRGGNYLLNIAPGPKGDYDQAAYDRLNELSAWMKINQSAVYATRTVAPYHQGDYYYTKSKDSKIVNVFHLSAGDAYQQPNEYVFEVPADFKVKKITILGHKGRLDWSQRDNQITLRSPGTRFNYATAIQLQSK; via the coding sequence ATGCAAAAACTGACAACCATTATATCAACCGCACTACTGGCAACAACCGCTACATTGACTTTTGGGCAAGCACACAATGTATCGGGTGGCTACCAAAAACCGACAGATCCCTTAGTGATCGAAAACCTCGAACAATGGCAGGACATGAAATTCGGTCTTTTCATGCACTGGGGAACCTACAGTCAATGGGGAATTGTTGAGAGCTGGAGTATCTGCCCCGAAGATGAGGGCTGGACACAACGCAAACCAGAGCATGGCAAAACCTATTTTGAATACCTCAAGAATTACGAAAATCTGCAGACAACATTCAACCCGACGGATTTCAATCCTCAAAAATGGGCCGACGCAGCAAAAGCAGCCGGAATGAAATATGTGGTCTTTACAACCAAACACCACGATGGTTTTGCGATGTTCGACACCAAAGAATCGGATTATAAGATCACTTCCACCAAAACACCTTTCTCCTCCAACCCAAAAGCAAATGTGACCAAAGAAATCTTTAATACATTTCGCAACGACGGTTTCAAAATCGGAGCTTATTTCTCCAAACCGGATTGGCACTCTGAATATTATTGGTGGCCCTATTTTCCACCTAAAGACAGAAATGTAAATTATGATCCGAAAAAATATCCTGAACGTTGGCAGAAATTTAAAGATTTCACCTACAACCAGATCAATGAACTAACGTCGGAATATGGTAAAGTGGATATTCTATGGTTGGATGGTGGACAAGTACGTCCCTTAGAAACTGTAGACAAGTCAGTAGACTGGCAACAGACAATCAAGGTGGATCAAAATATTGACATGGATCGTATCGGTGGTATGGCCCGAAAAAATCAACCAGGCCTCATCGTGGTAGACCGTACTGTTCCCGGAAACTGGGAAAATTATGTAACACCCGAACAGGCTATCCCTGAGCATCCATTGGATATTCCATGGGAAAGCTGCATCACTATGGGAGACTCCTTTAGCTATGTTCCCAATGACAATTACAAGCCGACAAAGAAAATCGTCGAAACGCTTGTCAAGATTATTTCCCGTGGTGGTAACTATTTGCTGAACATCGCCCCCGGCCCTAAAGGTGATTATGACCAAGCAGCATATGATCGTCTAAATGAATTATCAGCTTGGATGAAAATCAATCAAAGCGCCGTATATGCAACACGTACCGTTGCCCCTTATCATCAAGGTGATTACTATTACACCAAAAGTAAGGACAGCAAGATCGTCAATGTATTTCACCTTTCAGCGGGCGACGCTTATCAACAACCTAATGAATATGTCTTTGAGGTTCCAGCGGATTTTAAAGTGAAAAAAATCACAATTTTGGGCCACAAAGGTCGCTTGGATTGGTCACAACGTGACAACCAGATCACCCTGAGAAGTCCGGGCACCAGATTCAATTATGCTACCGCGATTCAATTGCAAAGCAAATAA
- a CDS encoding SusD/RagB family nutrient-binding outer membrane lipoprotein, which translates to MKKQIFILGLLAASISTITSCKKDSFGDFYKNPGKVSESTPEKQFTGMIYDFRALIIPTYGNYFITLRPTINLYIQNLGSVNQANQLIPGSAAVEERWNKYYAGLAQYKEFVRLYDALSAEDKIQKRAMALAAKVLFYDQTQQMVDLVGDIPWTEAGKLMGNGGDYTISYPKYDKAEDIYTTMLDDLKAISTELKSTTVPQTFAATFKTQDLINNGDITLWTKYCNSLRLRMLTRVSGTSQFSARATTELAQIVEDPTNYPLILTNSENAQIDIFNISSDIKSEDIKGAFETDGWYSNIASKYMIDEMNKINDPRRQLLFETGSTANKAYIGLDQSASSADQNILVRGTTLSFLHRNTISRNKFLPGLLVTASEVNLLLAEYYNKHNNNTKAKSVFEIALKESVDLYTKISQKSDDATIAKATVPTTTQINDFVTAVNWDNASNKMQLIATQKWLHFNLFQAVENWSEQRRLDYPKFTIPTFSSDRQKTVPVRLTLPQTEATYNTKNYDEVKSKDTPDTKIFWDVN; encoded by the coding sequence ATGAAAAAACAAATTTTTATTTTGGGGCTACTTGCAGCTTCCATATCGACGATAACATCTTGTAAAAAAGATTCTTTTGGTGATTTTTATAAAAACCCTGGTAAAGTGTCAGAATCAACGCCAGAAAAGCAATTTACAGGCATGATTTATGACTTTCGAGCATTAATTATCCCAACTTATGGAAATTATTTCATCACATTACGTCCAACAATCAATCTATACATCCAAAATCTTGGATCTGTAAATCAGGCCAATCAATTAATCCCCGGTTCTGCAGCCGTAGAAGAAAGATGGAACAAATATTATGCTGGTCTAGCACAATACAAGGAATTTGTTCGTTTGTATGACGCACTAAGCGCCGAGGATAAAATTCAGAAAAGGGCAATGGCTTTGGCCGCGAAAGTTTTGTTTTATGACCAAACACAACAAATGGTAGACTTAGTAGGTGATATTCCTTGGACAGAAGCGGGTAAATTAATGGGAAACGGGGGGGATTATACAATATCTTATCCAAAGTATGACAAAGCAGAGGATATTTATACCACCATGTTAGATGATTTAAAAGCAATAAGTACCGAACTAAAGTCTACTACCGTTCCACAAACTTTTGCTGCCACCTTCAAAACACAGGATTTAATTAACAATGGAGATATTACTTTATGGACAAAATATTGTAATTCACTCCGTTTAAGAATGTTAACCCGCGTTTCTGGAACTTCTCAATTTTCTGCGAGAGCGACCACGGAACTTGCTCAGATTGTAGAAGATCCAACGAACTATCCTCTTATTTTAACAAACAGTGAAAACGCCCAAATTGATATTTTTAATATAAGTTCAGATATTAAATCCGAAGACATCAAAGGTGCTTTTGAAACAGATGGTTGGTATTCAAACATAGCCAGTAAATATATGATTGATGAAATGAATAAAATCAACGACCCCCGTCGCCAGTTATTATTTGAAACTGGTTCAACTGCAAATAAAGCCTATATTGGTCTTGATCAGAGCGCCTCATCAGCTGACCAAAACATCTTGGTCAGGGGAACAACATTAAGCTTCTTACATCGTAACACGATTTCGCGAAACAAATTTCTTCCTGGTCTATTGGTAACCGCATCTGAAGTAAACTTATTATTAGCTGAATACTATAATAAACACAACAATAATACAAAAGCGAAATCTGTATTTGAAATAGCATTGAAAGAATCGGTAGACCTCTATACGAAGATTAGTCAGAAAAGTGATGATGCTACTATTGCTAAAGCCACTGTCCCTACAACGACTCAAATTAATGATTTTGTGACAGCTGTCAACTGGGATAATGCGAGTAATAAAATGCAATTGATCGCCACACAAAAATGGTTACATTTCAACTTGTTCCAGGCTGTGGAAAACTGGTCAGAACAACGACGTTTAGATTACCCCAAATTTACGATCCCAACATTTTCTTCTGATAGACAAAAAACTGTCCCCGTCAGATTAACGCTACCTCAAACAGAGGCTACTTACAACACAAAAAATTACGATGAAGTAAAAAGTAAAGACACACCGGACACCAAAATTTTCTGGGACGTCAATTAA
- a CDS encoding outer membrane beta-barrel protein, whose product MITIKKLSLLLCLSIGGCLVHAQTKWNVKAGLNFSNIDAKNKDGNKANTESVGGLYLGIGPSIRMSERFAIEPAVVFAKRGFERNEGKIIGWGNNFKANTSYLELPIDVVFNSPIGNDHLQFGLGPYIGFGLGGKWKTPETVYIDDIGIGQKGDIKFQNDASIADYGDYILGKSFDYGVRAKVNYLFRGHYLVGMEFQKGIANLESKWGDYKPGGSLRNRSLGISLGYKF is encoded by the coding sequence ATGATTACTATCAAAAAACTGTCGTTATTGTTATGTTTGTCGATCGGGGGCTGTCTCGTACACGCACAAACTAAATGGAATGTGAAAGCAGGCCTGAACTTCTCGAATATCGATGCAAAAAACAAGGATGGTAATAAAGCAAATACGGAATCCGTCGGAGGTCTGTATTTAGGAATTGGTCCGTCGATAAGAATGAGCGAGCGTTTCGCTATTGAGCCGGCGGTTGTATTCGCTAAACGGGGCTTCGAACGAAATGAAGGTAAAATCATAGGCTGGGGCAATAATTTTAAGGCTAATACTTCCTATCTGGAATTACCCATTGATGTTGTTTTTAATTCACCAATCGGTAACGATCACCTGCAATTTGGACTTGGGCCTTATATAGGCTTTGGATTAGGGGGGAAATGGAAAACTCCAGAAACAGTCTATATTGATGATATCGGTATAGGTCAGAAAGGTGATATTAAGTTTCAAAATGATGCCAGTATAGCGGATTATGGAGATTATATTCTTGGAAAATCGTTTGATTACGGTGTTCGGGCCAAAGTGAACTATCTATTCAGGGGACATTATCTTGTTGGTATGGAGTTTCAAAAAGGGATTGCTAATTTGGAATCAAAATGGGGCGATTATAAACCTGGGGGATCACTAAGAAATCGTTCATTAGGAATTTCTTTGGGTTACAAGTTTTAG
- a CDS encoding sialidase family protein produces the protein MSSQQIFQEGQASFKQCHASTIQSIGKDSLLACWFGGTHESNPDVVIWSSHYKNGKWQSPVQIADGILADKRYPTWNPVLYQQPKNDTLYLFYKIGPNPREWKGYVKYSIDKGHHWSAAQALPDGILGPIKNKPFTLSNGGILSPSSTESKDEIWKAHIEISHDHGKTWSIHTIRPDTSIQVIQPSIVPHKDGRLQVLCRSKENKVMSAFSSDQGNSWGPWKATNLLNPNSATDAIRLKNGLFMIVYNPAIAGNEWWEGRTKLHVATSHDGLHWHDTLTLEDGVKGDEYSYPTIIQDKSGLIHITYTWNRKSIKHIVLK, from the coding sequence ATGTCGTCCCAGCAGATCTTCCAAGAGGGACAGGCCAGTTTCAAACAATGCCATGCCTCAACCATACAATCCATCGGTAAAGACAGCCTCCTGGCCTGCTGGTTTGGCGGTACACATGAATCCAATCCCGATGTGGTAATATGGAGTTCTCATTATAAAAATGGCAAATGGCAATCCCCAGTCCAAATCGCAGATGGGATTCTTGCAGACAAGCGTTATCCGACCTGGAACCCTGTACTCTATCAACAGCCAAAGAACGATACCCTCTATTTGTTTTATAAAATTGGGCCCAACCCACGCGAGTGGAAAGGCTACGTCAAATATTCCATAGACAAAGGTCATCACTGGTCTGCAGCACAGGCATTACCCGATGGTATTTTGGGACCAATCAAAAACAAACCATTTACATTATCTAATGGGGGTATACTATCTCCTTCCAGTACTGAATCAAAAGACGAAATCTGGAAAGCACATATAGAAATCAGTCACGACCACGGTAAAACCTGGTCTATTCATACAATTCGGCCTGACACAAGTATTCAAGTCATTCAGCCCAGTATTGTTCCACACAAAGATGGCCGCCTCCAGGTACTTTGTCGCAGTAAAGAAAATAAAGTAATGAGTGCTTTTTCCTCTGACCAAGGCAACAGCTGGGGACCTTGGAAGGCAACCAACCTGCTCAACCCCAACTCGGCTACTGATGCCATCCGATTGAAAAATGGACTATTTATGATCGTTTACAATCCAGCAATCGCTGGAAATGAATGGTGGGAAGGGCGAACAAAACTCCATGTCGCAACATCCCATGATGGTCTTCACTGGCATGATACACTAACCTTGGAAGATGGGGTCAAAGGAGACGAATATTCTTATCCGACCATTATACAGGATAAAAGTGGTCTAATACATATCACCTATACCTGGAATAGAAAGAGTATCAAACACATTGTCCTCAAATAA
- a CDS encoding glycoside hydrolase family 3 N-terminal domain-containing protein, producing MKLRILLLTAMSTLLYPQLQAQQLPYKDSRLPTEQRVNDLLGRMTVEEKVGQLSKLLGWEMYEKKGKHVGVSDKLKKAVKEQHIGLLWATLRADPWTQKTLLNGLNPIEAARATNAIQRYMLDSTRLGIPLLLSEEAPHGHMAIGATVFPTAIGQASTWNPTLIQRMASTIALETYAVGGKNGYGPVLDLARDPRWSRTEETYGEDPYLTGKMGTAMIRGFQGEKLGQQDKIIGTLKHFVAYAAPDGGHNGESVSFGERSLRHYFLPPFEKAVKSGAGSVMTAYNSIDGIPCSANPWLLKDVLRKDWGFTGFVVSDLLSISGLNGGHATAATAEEAASQSIHAGLDVDLSGSGYGPNLLKAVQQGQVEPAVLDTAVARVLRMKFNLGLFDRPYVDEKLVVQKVATAQNKSVARQVARESIILLKNEQNTLPLSKSLKRIAVIGPNADNAYNQLGDYTAPQADGKVQTVLTGIRAAVGKETQVDYVKGCAIRDTTKSDIAAAVAAAQQADAVVLILGGSSARDFKTSYQATGAANVDPNTVSDMESGEGFDRVSLDMMGDQLKLMKAIQATGKPVVLVTIMGRPLNLNWAAEHIPAIMNAWYPGQEGGLAIADVLFGDYNPAGRLPISVPRSVGQLPVHYNHTKPKHHDYVEMSAKPLYAFGYGLSYSKFEYSNLQMGLTEGADDFVCTVSFDVENKGSVTGDEVAQLYVVDEVSSVVTPIMQLKQFERKAIAAGKKEKYTFHLNKEDLKLWNATHAWKTEKGKFRLLVGTSSDDIRLKGEMELKKDY from the coding sequence ATGAAACTCCGAATACTACTTTTGACAGCGATGTCAACATTGCTTTATCCACAGCTCCAGGCGCAACAATTGCCTTATAAGGATAGTCGTCTCCCTACCGAACAGCGTGTTAATGATCTTTTGGGACGAATGACCGTAGAGGAGAAGGTGGGACAGCTGAGCAAATTGCTTGGATGGGAAATGTATGAGAAGAAGGGGAAGCATGTAGGGGTGAGCGACAAATTAAAGAAAGCAGTCAAAGAGCAGCACATCGGGTTGTTGTGGGCAACACTGCGTGCCGATCCCTGGACGCAAAAAACACTCCTGAATGGTCTTAATCCGATTGAGGCTGCACGTGCGACCAACGCCATTCAGCGGTATATGCTGGATAGTACCCGTTTGGGAATCCCATTGCTGCTGTCGGAAGAGGCTCCACATGGACATATGGCTATTGGTGCTACGGTATTTCCGACGGCAATAGGGCAAGCGAGTACCTGGAATCCGACGCTGATTCAACGCATGGCATCAACAATAGCGCTGGAAACCTACGCTGTGGGTGGAAAAAATGGCTATGGACCGGTTCTGGATCTTGCACGAGACCCACGCTGGTCGCGGACGGAGGAAACTTATGGCGAAGATCCTTATTTAACGGGCAAGATGGGAACTGCGATGATCCGTGGTTTTCAGGGTGAGAAACTTGGACAACAGGATAAAATCATAGGTACATTAAAACACTTTGTCGCTTATGCTGCACCAGATGGTGGGCACAACGGTGAATCGGTATCATTTGGTGAACGGAGCTTAAGACACTATTTTTTACCACCTTTCGAAAAGGCCGTTAAATCTGGCGCAGGCTCGGTTATGACTGCTTATAATAGCATTGATGGAATTCCATGCTCCGCAAATCCCTGGTTGTTAAAGGATGTTCTCCGTAAAGATTGGGGTTTTACTGGATTTGTGGTGTCAGATTTATTGAGTATCTCTGGCCTTAATGGGGGGCATGCTACAGCCGCTACAGCGGAGGAAGCTGCTTCACAAAGTATACATGCGGGATTGGATGTTGACCTGAGCGGATCGGGATATGGTCCAAATCTTTTGAAAGCTGTGCAACAGGGCCAGGTGGAGCCCGCTGTATTGGATACCGCAGTAGCCCGCGTATTGCGGATGAAGTTCAATCTTGGTCTATTTGACCGACCTTATGTGGATGAGAAACTCGTTGTTCAAAAAGTTGCCACAGCGCAGAATAAATCTGTTGCGCGACAGGTTGCCCGGGAATCCATCATCTTGCTGAAAAACGAACAAAATACCCTACCATTGAGCAAATCGTTGAAACGCATCGCGGTCATCGGACCGAATGCCGACAATGCATACAATCAATTGGGTGACTATACGGCTCCACAGGCTGATGGCAAGGTTCAAACTGTATTGACAGGTATCCGCGCAGCGGTAGGCAAAGAAACGCAAGTTGATTATGTAAAAGGTTGCGCTATCCGTGACACGACGAAATCTGATATTGCGGCTGCGGTGGCAGCAGCACAGCAAGCCGATGCGGTGGTTTTGATTCTCGGCGGTTCCAGTGCACGGGATTTCAAAACTTCCTACCAGGCAACGGGAGCGGCGAATGTAGATCCCAATACAGTCAGTGATATGGAAAGCGGTGAAGGATTTGACCGCGTTTCGTTGGATATGATGGGCGATCAATTAAAACTTATGAAAGCGATCCAGGCAACAGGAAAACCTGTGGTGCTGGTGACGATTATGGGAAGACCGCTTAATCTAAATTGGGCAGCAGAACATATTCCTGCAATTATGAATGCCTGGTATCCAGGACAGGAGGGCGGATTGGCCATTGCCGATGTCTTGTTTGGCGATTATAATCCCGCTGGCCGGTTACCGATTTCCGTGCCGCGCTCTGTGGGTCAACTTCCGGTACATTATAATCATACGAAACCTAAACATCACGATTATGTGGAGATGTCCGCGAAACCTCTATATGCTTTTGGCTACGGATTAAGTTACAGTAAGTTTGAATACAGCAACCTACAGATGGGACTGACCGAAGGGGCGGATGATTTTGTCTGTACAGTATCCTTTGATGTCGAAAATAAGGGTAGTGTGACCGGCGATGAGGTGGCACAGTTATATGTTGTCGATGAAGTTAGTTCGGTAGTAACACCCATTATGCAGTTAAAACAATTTGAACGCAAAGCTATTGCAGCAGGAAAGAAAGAGAAGTACACTTTCCACTTGAACAAAGAAGACCTCAAACTGTGGAATGCAACTCATGCATGGAAAACAGAAAAAGGGAAATTCAGGTTGCTGGTTGGTACATCATCCGATGATATCCGATTGAAAGGGGAGATGGAGCTAAAGAAGGATTATTAA
- a CDS encoding TonB-dependent receptor — MKLTSILIIALATQATQSLAQAQDSTKTNRRVVTETVKGTVLDKNTRLPIVGATIVLSSNGNTKSVSTDQQGIFRLLQVPVGRQVLQIRMAGYRQEELSELLITSGRENILNIEMEPQANTLNEAVVYANTGKQPLNQMAMTSGRSFSPEETNRYAGAFFDPARMAQSFPGVVAGGDDNEIIVRGNSPKSLQWRLEGIEIVNPNHFGAEGAAGGGISMLNTMVLGKSDFYTGGLAAEYNNAISGVFDLRFRRGNTDKREYTFNVGVLGVGATLEGPFKKGSDASYLISYRYSSLSLLEKVGVKVSDTGIPKYQDLSFNFVFPTKKAGTFSLFGIGGLGTVKETAKRNFQEWEERTDAQDMNLGFNAGSAGLKHQYIANDRLYFINIISASISRNSNKTDTLTQDYVTSLYHKDKFTNTAIRYAGSLNYRASIKNTIRAGINASLLRYDLYALTYDTELAALKERINENGSTSTYDAFAQLKTELSDRLTLNTGVHANYFALSKSWTAEPRLGLNWKVAADQTISFGTGLYNRLEPLSYYFAKSGTGQNTTDNTALSPTKSAQAVVGYEKNLSRTLRVKTEVYYQHLYNVPVSSDPAMNFSLLNVSDISAIGTSTYRQLVNKGTGRNYGIELTVEKSLSKGYYFMATTSVFDSKFKALNGKEYNTTFNTRYVGNLLLGKEWTVGKNKNNLFGMNAKLIYAGGRKYSPVLEDESLRLDEEIIDQSRINTLTADPYIRLDFSSTYRINRKKVSHLLILDIQNILNRENTVGMHYNFSKRIIEPQKWTGIIPTINYRIEF, encoded by the coding sequence ATGAAACTAACATCAATCTTAATAATTGCGCTGGCGACTCAGGCCACGCAATCACTTGCCCAGGCACAAGATTCGACGAAGACAAACCGACGGGTCGTGACCGAGACTGTCAAAGGTACTGTCCTGGACAAAAATACAAGACTTCCAATTGTTGGTGCTACTATTGTACTGTCCTCCAATGGCAATACAAAATCTGTGAGTACAGATCAGCAAGGCATATTTAGGTTGCTGCAAGTTCCTGTAGGGCGCCAAGTCCTGCAAATACGCATGGCAGGCTACCGACAGGAAGAATTATCAGAATTGCTCATTACATCCGGGCGTGAGAATATACTTAACATTGAAATGGAACCGCAGGCAAACACGCTGAACGAAGCTGTCGTCTACGCCAATACGGGAAAGCAACCTTTAAATCAAATGGCAATGACCAGTGGTCGCTCATTTTCACCAGAGGAGACCAATCGGTATGCTGGGGCTTTCTTTGACCCCGCAAGAATGGCACAGAGCTTTCCCGGAGTCGTCGCTGGTGGTGACGATAATGAGATTATTGTGCGCGGAAATTCACCTAAAAGCTTACAGTGGCGATTGGAAGGGATTGAAATTGTAAATCCCAACCACTTTGGTGCCGAGGGAGCCGCTGGTGGGGGGATAAGCATGCTTAATACCATGGTTTTGGGAAAATCTGATTTCTATACAGGTGGACTGGCCGCTGAATACAACAACGCCATATCGGGGGTGTTTGACCTTAGATTTAGAAGGGGAAATACCGATAAACGCGAATACACATTCAATGTCGGCGTGTTGGGGGTAGGTGCAACTTTAGAAGGTCCTTTCAAAAAAGGAAGCGATGCATCGTATTTAATCAGCTACCGGTACTCCTCATTGAGTCTATTGGAAAAAGTAGGTGTAAAAGTCTCGGATACCGGTATCCCAAAATATCAGGACCTCTCCTTCAATTTTGTATTTCCAACCAAAAAGGCCGGAACATTTTCATTGTTTGGGATAGGCGGTCTGGGAACAGTCAAAGAAACTGCTAAACGCAATTTTCAGGAATGGGAGGAACGCACAGATGCACAGGACATGAACCTGGGATTTAACGCCGGAAGTGCTGGACTAAAACATCAATATATCGCCAATGATAGGCTGTATTTCATCAATATTATTTCGGCATCAATCAGCCGCAATTCCAATAAAACAGATACCCTGACACAGGATTATGTAACTAGCCTATATCACAAAGATAAATTTACAAATACCGCAATCCGTTATGCTGGAAGCCTCAATTATAGAGCGAGCATCAAAAACACGATCCGTGCGGGTATCAATGCCAGCCTGCTTCGCTATGATCTCTATGCGCTAACCTACGATACCGAACTCGCGGCATTAAAAGAACGGATCAATGAAAATGGAAGTACCAGTACCTATGACGCCTTTGCACAACTCAAAACTGAACTATCCGACCGTCTGACATTAAATACGGGTGTACATGCCAACTATTTTGCCTTAAGTAAAAGCTGGACTGCAGAACCCCGATTGGGCTTAAACTGGAAGGTCGCAGCAGACCAGACGATATCCTTTGGTACCGGGCTTTACAATCGTTTAGAACCACTCAGTTATTATTTTGCCAAGAGCGGAACCGGACAAAATACAACAGACAATACCGCACTATCTCCTACCAAGTCTGCTCAGGCTGTTGTTGGGTATGAAAAGAATCTAAGCCGGACACTCCGGGTTAAGACCGAAGTCTATTATCAACATCTATATAATGTCCCGGTTTCTTCAGATCCAGCAATGAATTTCTCCCTACTCAACGTATCAGATATTTCAGCTATTGGTACATCAACCTATCGTCAACTGGTCAATAAAGGTACAGGCAGAAATTATGGTATTGAGTTAACGGTTGAAAAATCACTCAGCAAAGGCTATTATTTTATGGCCACCACTTCGGTATTTGATTCCAAATTCAAAGCACTCAATGGTAAAGAATACAATACAACATTCAATACACGCTATGTTGGTAATCTATTATTGGGAAAAGAATGGACAGTAGGAAAGAATAAAAACAACCTATTTGGTATGAATGCAAAACTGATCTATGCCGGCGGGAGAAAATACTCACCGGTTCTGGAAGATGAATCCTTGCGTTTAGATGAGGAAATCATCGATCAAAGCCGGATTAATACGTTAACTGCCGATCCTTATATTCGACTTGATTTTTCATCGACCTATCGAATAAATCGTAAAAAAGTGAGTCATCTCCTTATTCTGGATATTCAAAACATCCTCAATAGAGAGAATACTGTCGGGATGCATTACAATTTCAGCAAACGTATTATCGAGCCGCAAAAATGGACTGGTATCATACCGACCATTAACTATAGGATCGAATTCTAA